The Candidatus Thiodiazotropha endoloripes genome has a window encoding:
- a CDS encoding YbeD family protein, which yields MDEEETLLKFPCDFPIKVMGKAEPGFEAMVVELISRHAPGITETAVNSRSSKGGKWISVTVTLRAESKAQLDAIYLDLSAHEKVVMAL from the coding sequence GTGGACGAAGAAGAGACACTGCTTAAGTTTCCCTGCGACTTCCCGATCAAGGTGATGGGAAAGGCAGAGCCTGGATTCGAGGCGATGGTGGTTGAGCTGATCAGTCGCCATGCACCAGGTATCACCGAAACCGCGGTCAACAGCCGCAGCAGCAAAGGCGGCAAGTGGATCTCGGTTACCGTCACCCTGCGTGCCGAGAGCAAGGCACAGCTGGACGCCATCTATCTCGACCTCAGTGCCCATGAAAAAGTGGTCATGGCACTCTGA
- the lipB gene encoding lipoyl(octanoyl) transferase LipB — protein sequence MPVLEVKELGLQLYGDSWRAMQELTDKRTPSTPDQLWLLQHPAVFTLGQAGKPEHILNPGEIPIVNSDRGGQVTYHGPGQLIAYTMIDLRRARLGVRGLVTQLESAVIGLLAKYAIQANASKDAPGVYIDGAKVASLGLRVRKGCSYHGLSLNIDMDLEPFTRINPCGYPGLAVTQLTELGVKSDLPSLGRELAQQLAAGLGYTLSFTDPDADKLDE from the coding sequence GTGCCCGTACTCGAGGTAAAAGAGCTGGGCCTGCAGCTCTACGGCGACAGCTGGCGCGCCATGCAGGAGCTCACCGACAAGCGTACGCCCAGCACACCTGACCAGCTTTGGCTGTTGCAGCATCCAGCGGTCTTCACCCTGGGTCAGGCTGGAAAACCGGAACACATCCTGAATCCTGGTGAAATCCCGATCGTCAACAGCGACCGGGGCGGCCAGGTCACCTACCATGGCCCGGGACAGCTGATCGCCTACACTATGATCGACCTGCGCAGAGCCCGCCTGGGAGTCCGAGGCCTGGTAACCCAGCTGGAGTCCGCCGTGATCGGGCTACTGGCGAAGTATGCGATCCAAGCCAACGCCAGCAAGGATGCCCCTGGGGTCTATATCGACGGCGCCAAGGTCGCCTCCCTCGGCCTTCGGGTGCGCAAGGGTTGCAGCTATCACGGCCTCAGTCTGAATATCGACATGGATCTGGAACCATTCACCCGGATCAACCCCTGTGGCTATCCCGGATTGGCGGTCACACAACTTACTGAGCTTGGGGTAAAATCCGATTTACCCAGTCTGGGCCGGGAATTGGCCCAACAATTGGCTGCAGGTTTAGGCTACACTCTCAGCTTCACCGATCCGGATGCAGACAAATTAGATGAGTAG
- the lipA gene encoding lipoyl synthase yields MSSNKDLLPPSRTKPESHQRGKSKLSRIPVKVESDQPTLRKPKWIRAKAPLGKEVSRIRRILRDKGLSSVCEEAACPNLGECFQHGTATFMIMGDICTRRCPFCDVAHGKPQSLDPQEPEHLADAIASMALKYVVITSVDRDDLRDGGGNHFAQCVAAIREKMPNTSVELLVPDFRGRVEQALTPLLEFPPDVFNHNLETVPRLYRQARPGADYQGSLELLKRFKQQQPGVPTKSGLMLGLGERKQEILAVMQDLRDHDCEMLTLGQYLQPSHDHLPVDRFVTPEEFDDLAKQAEEMGFTRVASGPMVRSSYHADLQANPLLESESRN; encoded by the coding sequence ATGAGTAGCAACAAAGACCTCCTGCCACCTTCACGAACCAAACCTGAGAGCCATCAGCGGGGCAAATCCAAGCTTTCCCGCATCCCGGTGAAGGTGGAATCGGACCAACCAACCTTGAGAAAGCCCAAATGGATCCGTGCCAAGGCGCCATTGGGCAAAGAGGTCAGTCGTATCCGCCGTATCCTGCGTGACAAGGGATTGAGCTCAGTCTGCGAGGAGGCCGCCTGTCCGAATCTTGGTGAGTGTTTTCAACACGGTACAGCCACCTTCATGATCATGGGAGACATCTGCACCCGGCGCTGTCCCTTTTGCGATGTTGCTCACGGTAAACCTCAATCTCTGGACCCCCAGGAGCCGGAGCATCTGGCTGATGCGATTGCCTCGATGGCGCTGAAATATGTGGTGATCACCTCAGTGGATCGTGACGACCTGCGGGATGGTGGCGGCAACCACTTTGCACAATGCGTTGCCGCGATCCGAGAGAAGATGCCGAATACCAGCGTCGAGCTGCTGGTGCCCGATTTCCGTGGACGGGTTGAGCAGGCGCTGACACCCCTGCTGGAGTTTCCACCGGATGTCTTCAACCACAATCTTGAAACAGTCCCAAGGCTCTATCGCCAGGCACGTCCAGGTGCCGACTATCAGGGTTCGCTGGAGCTGCTGAAAAGGTTCAAACAGCAACAACCCGGGGTGCCCACCAAATCAGGGCTGATGCTGGGACTGGGTGAACGCAAGCAGGAGATTCTCGCGGTCATGCAGGACCTGCGTGATCATGATTGCGAAATGCTGACCCTCGGGCAGTACCTGCAACCCAGTCATGACCATCTGCCGGTGGACCGATTCGTCACCCCTGAAGAGTTCGACGATCTGGCCAAACAGGCCGAGGAGATGGGATTTACCCGTGTTGCCAGTGGACCGATGGTAAGATCCTCATACCATGCGGACCTACAGGCCAATCCGTTACTGGAATCCGAATCCCGCAACTGA
- a CDS encoding YdcF family protein translates to MDGIDTQLIENLILPPSGTLLLGLLGLLLWWSAFGRKLVVFALLLQLLLSLPITAELLFNHLQQYPSLNRQQLAENQASAIVVLGAGRYREAPEYASDTASMRHLSRLRYAARIARQTGLPVIPSGGKPDGTGVAEAVIAEQVLNRDFGISVQHLDKRSKNTWENARYIARLLDRLEIESVILVTDAAHMARALYALQRHGVDAIAAPTNFEYHQSARRPLHERLIPSAAAVMNISFGLHELLGRFWYSLK, encoded by the coding sequence ATGGACGGCATTGATACGCAACTGATCGAAAATCTGATTCTCCCCCCTTCCGGTACCCTGCTGTTGGGACTGCTCGGACTGCTCCTGTGGTGGTCGGCCTTTGGCAGGAAACTGGTCGTTTTCGCTCTGCTGCTGCAGCTGCTTTTGAGTCTGCCCATTACCGCTGAACTGCTATTCAACCATCTGCAGCAATACCCCTCCCTGAACAGGCAGCAACTCGCTGAAAACCAGGCTTCAGCGATCGTGGTTCTGGGTGCCGGACGCTACCGGGAGGCCCCGGAATATGCCTCCGACACCGCCAGCATGCGCCACCTCAGCCGTCTGCGATATGCCGCCAGAATCGCACGCCAAACCGGCTTGCCGGTCATTCCCAGTGGCGGCAAACCGGATGGAACAGGGGTTGCCGAAGCGGTGATTGCCGAACAGGTGTTAAACCGGGATTTCGGCATCTCTGTCCAGCATTTGGACAAACGCAGTAAAAACACCTGGGAGAATGCGCGCTATATCGCCAGGCTGCTCGACAGGCTGGAGATAGAGAGCGTGATCCTGGTCACCGATGCTGCCCACATGGCCAGAGCACTCTACGCCTTGCAGCGTCATGGAGTCGATGCCATCGCCGCCCCGACCAATTTTGAATACCATCAGAGCGCCAGGCGACCACTCCACGAACGGCTCATCCCCAGCGCTGCCGCGGTGATGAACATCTCGTTTGGGCTGCATGAGTTGCTTGGCCGTTTTTGGTACTCCCTGAAATAG
- a CDS encoding M14 family metallopeptidase, producing the protein MLTQYDHIPDGLLTLEADQLIGQLPGPSLIHLPGRKPQPLFVSVLMHGNEHVGWEAIRLLLKRYQGGKELPRSLSLFIGNVAAAAEHKRLLPGQSDYNRVWPGCQATESAERRMMAQVVDLMRERKPFASVDVHNNTGLNPHYACVNKLDSAFLHLALLFSRTVVYFLRPKGVQSMAFAELCPSVTLECGKVGSAHGVEHALEYLEACLHLAEHPQHPVAHQDIDLFHTVAQVKVAGDTRFGFSPGESELVFDPDLDHMNFRELPAGTLFGWVNGRGIEALDVRDEQGAEVARDYFQIDDGQLCLNRSVMPSMLTKNLEVIKQDCLCYLMERYTAHLDQQ; encoded by the coding sequence ATGTTAACCCAATACGATCATATTCCTGACGGTCTGCTCACGCTGGAAGCCGATCAGCTGATCGGTCAGTTGCCAGGACCCAGCTTGATACACCTTCCGGGTCGCAAACCTCAGCCGCTGTTCGTATCTGTGTTGATGCATGGCAATGAGCATGTGGGATGGGAGGCGATTCGTCTGCTGCTGAAGCGTTACCAGGGGGGTAAGGAGCTGCCTCGCTCCTTGAGTCTGTTCATCGGTAATGTTGCTGCTGCGGCAGAGCATAAGCGGCTGCTACCCGGACAATCCGACTACAACCGGGTCTGGCCAGGATGCCAGGCGACGGAATCCGCAGAGCGGCGGATGATGGCACAGGTGGTCGACCTGATGCGCGAGCGAAAGCCTTTTGCCAGTGTCGATGTGCATAACAATACCGGTCTGAACCCGCACTACGCCTGTGTCAACAAACTGGACAGTGCTTTTCTCCATCTGGCGTTACTGTTCTCCCGAACTGTGGTCTATTTCCTCAGACCCAAGGGGGTGCAGTCGATGGCGTTTGCGGAACTCTGTCCATCGGTGACTCTGGAGTGCGGTAAGGTGGGTAGCGCCCATGGGGTGGAGCATGCGCTGGAGTATCTCGAGGCCTGCCTGCATCTGGCCGAACATCCTCAACACCCGGTGGCCCATCAGGATATCGACCTGTTCCATACCGTGGCGCAGGTCAAGGTGGCCGGCGATACCCGATTCGGATTCTCGCCTGGTGAGAGTGAGCTGGTGTTTGATCCCGATCTGGATCATATGAACTTTCGTGAGCTGCCCGCCGGAACCCTGTTCGGTTGGGTCAATGGTCGAGGTATTGAAGCATTGGATGTGAGGGATGAGCAGGGGGCTGAAGTGGCCAGGGACTATTTTCAGATCGATGATGGGCAGCTCTGTCTCAATCGGTCGGTTATGCCTTCGATGCTGACTAAGAATCTGGAGGTGATCAAGCAGGATTGCCTCTGTTATCTGATGGAGCGCTATACCGCCCACCTGGATCAACAGTGA
- a CDS encoding glutamate-cysteine ligase family protein, whose translation MGQEITSSNFTEADIAEFQRRLIVETRLLESWFKEGVFDSHGDLGGLELEACILDQAGEPAPLNQQLLAGLDDQFVVPELATFNVEINTTPRQLQADALDRMFAELQGIWRECNGRAESLSARMGMVGILPSLRQADLSLENMSPLNRYRALNDQVFKLRRGQPVELHIDGRETLDLCHDDVMLESAATSFQIHLQVAANQAAKLYNLSKIVSAPMVALSANSPYLFGRSLWDETRIPLFEQSISVGASDLTKRVSFGIRYLYQSMMENFSANLQRYPVLLPRLMDEPVERLAHLRLHNGTIWRWNRPLIGFNERQQPHLRIEHRVVPAGPTLPDMIANAAFYFGLVTGLAEQYQQPEREMGFIRARSNFYQAARFGLQSQLYWFGWQSIPADQLITEHLLPIAKTGLLSLNIDPISVAYWLGIVEARVRRGLNGADWQKQWVANYGLDMQGLTLAYLERQESGKPVHEWSV comes from the coding sequence ATGGGCCAGGAGATTACCTCAAGTAATTTTACTGAAGCGGATATTGCTGAATTTCAGCGACGGTTGATTGTGGAAACCAGGCTGCTGGAAAGCTGGTTCAAAGAGGGGGTTTTCGACAGTCACGGAGATCTGGGTGGATTGGAGTTGGAAGCCTGCATCCTCGATCAGGCGGGTGAGCCTGCCCCACTGAATCAGCAACTACTGGCCGGTCTGGATGATCAGTTCGTCGTGCCCGAACTGGCAACCTTCAATGTAGAGATCAATACCACCCCTCGTCAGCTGCAGGCCGATGCGCTGGACCGGATGTTTGCTGAGTTGCAGGGAATCTGGCGTGAATGCAACGGGCGTGCTGAAAGTCTCTCCGCAAGAATGGGTATGGTGGGTATTCTGCCCAGTCTGCGACAAGCGGATCTCAGTCTTGAAAACATGTCCCCGCTGAACCGCTATCGGGCACTCAACGATCAGGTTTTCAAGCTGCGCCGGGGACAACCGGTGGAGTTGCATATCGACGGACGGGAGACACTTGATCTCTGCCATGATGATGTGATGCTGGAATCAGCCGCAACCTCTTTTCAGATTCACCTGCAGGTAGCGGCGAACCAGGCGGCCAAACTCTACAATCTGTCGAAAATCGTATCGGCACCGATGGTTGCCTTGAGCGCAAATTCACCCTACCTGTTTGGCAGAAGCCTGTGGGACGAGACCAGGATTCCACTGTTCGAGCAATCCATATCGGTGGGCGCTTCCGATTTGACCAAGCGGGTCAGCTTTGGCATTCGTTATCTCTACCAATCGATGATGGAGAATTTCAGCGCCAATCTGCAGCGCTACCCGGTACTACTGCCCAGATTGATGGATGAGCCGGTGGAGCGTTTGGCCCATCTGCGCCTGCACAATGGCACCATCTGGCGATGGAACCGCCCTTTGATCGGTTTCAATGAGCGACAGCAACCCCATCTGCGTATTGAACACCGGGTGGTGCCGGCGGGTCCAACTCTACCTGACATGATTGCCAATGCGGCGTTCTATTTCGGTCTGGTTACCGGTCTGGCAGAGCAGTATCAGCAGCCGGAGCGTGAAATGGGATTTATCAGAGCACGCAGTAACTTCTATCAGGCGGCCCGCTTCGGTTTGCAGTCACAGCTCTATTGGTTTGGTTGGCAGAGTATTCCGGCAGATCAGTTGATTACGGAGCATTTGCTGCCGATAGCCAAAACAGGATTGTTATCACTGAATATCGATCCCATCTCGGTGGCGTATTGGCTGGGGATCGTCGAAGCGCGGGTCAGACGGGGGCTCAACGGGGCTGACTGGCAAAAGCAGTGGGTTGCCAACTATGGTTTGGATATGCAGGGATTGACCCTGGCTTACCTGGAACGGCAGGAGAGTGGCAAACCGGTTCATGAGTGGAGTGTTTAG
- the murU gene encoding N-acetylmuramate alpha-1-phosphate uridylyltransferase MurU codes for MKAMILAAGRGERMRPLTDSMPKPLLPVAGKPLIVHHIERLAKAGYREIVINHAHLGEMIEDRLGRGDQWGVAIDYSAEGQALETGGGIFKALPLLGDSPFLVINGDIWCDVDLTQLNLEPDDLAHLVLVPNPAHNPLGDFYLLDERLSDGSGEMLTFSGIGLYDPQLFSGCRAGAFPLAPLIRQAISLGRVSGELHVGEWIDVGTPQRLEKLEQKLDSFSNSI; via the coding sequence ATGAAAGCCATGATTCTGGCCGCAGGACGTGGAGAGCGGATGCGGCCGCTTACCGACTCTATGCCGAAACCATTGCTTCCTGTCGCGGGCAAGCCACTCATCGTTCACCATATCGAAAGGCTGGCAAAAGCCGGTTATCGGGAAATTGTCATCAATCATGCCCATCTGGGAGAGATGATAGAAGACCGCTTGGGCCGTGGAGATCAATGGGGGGTTGCTATCGACTATTCGGCTGAAGGTCAGGCACTTGAGACGGGTGGTGGTATCTTTAAGGCTCTCCCCCTGTTGGGTGATTCTCCATTCCTGGTGATCAATGGGGATATCTGGTGTGATGTGGATCTTACGCAACTCAATCTTGAGCCCGATGATCTGGCCCATTTGGTGTTGGTGCCCAATCCAGCGCATAACCCGCTCGGTGATTTTTATCTGCTGGATGAACGTCTCTCCGACGGGTCTGGAGAGATGTTAACGTTCAGTGGGATTGGACTCTATGACCCTCAACTGTTCAGTGGCTGTCGCGCCGGGGCATTTCCTTTGGCGCCATTGATTCGTCAGGCGATCAGCCTGGGTAGAGTATCCGGTGAGCTCCATGTGGGGGAGTGGATCGATGTAGGAACCCCGCAACGACTTGAAAAACTTGAGCAGAAACTCGACTCTTTCAGTAACAGTATCTAA
- the rho gene encoding transcription termination factor Rho: protein MNLTELKKMPVPELAELATNMKIEGMARTRKQDLIFAILKAHAKKGESIFGDGVLEILQDGFGFLRSADSSYLAGPDDIYVSPSQIRRFSLRTGDTISGKIRPPKDGERYFALLKVDKINYDKPENAKSKILFENFTPLFANQRFHLEIGNGSTEDITARTIDLCAPIGKGQRGLIVSPPKAGKTMMLQNIAQSITHNHPECYVMVLLIDERPEEVTEMARSVRGEVISSTFDEPATRHVQVAEMVIEKAKRLVEHKRDVVILLDSITRLARAYNTVVPSSGKVLTGGVDANALHRPKRFFGAARNVEEGGSLTILATALVDTGSRMDDVIYEEFKGTGNMEVHLDRRIAEKRIFPAININRSGTRREELLMKPDELQKMWILRKILHPMDELAAMEFLFDKLKVSKTNDEFFDAMKG from the coding sequence ATGAACCTTACCGAATTAAAGAAAATGCCTGTGCCGGAACTGGCTGAACTCGCCACCAACATGAAAATTGAAGGTATGGCGAGGACACGAAAACAGGATCTGATCTTTGCCATTCTCAAAGCACATGCAAAAAAAGGTGAAAGTATCTTCGGTGATGGGGTGTTGGAGATCCTGCAGGATGGATTTGGCTTTCTTCGCTCGGCTGACAGCTCCTACCTGGCGGGGCCGGATGATATCTATGTTTCGCCGAGTCAGATTCGCCGCTTCAGTCTGCGCACCGGTGATACCATCTCCGGAAAAATCAGACCTCCCAAGGATGGTGAGCGCTACTTTGCCCTGCTTAAAGTAGACAAGATCAACTATGACAAACCGGAGAATGCCAAAAGCAAAATCCTGTTTGAGAACTTCACTCCACTGTTCGCCAATCAACGTTTCCATCTGGAGATCGGTAACGGCAGTACCGAGGATATCACCGCCCGTACCATCGATCTCTGCGCCCCCATCGGTAAAGGCCAACGTGGTCTGATCGTGTCTCCGCCAAAAGCGGGTAAGACGATGATGCTGCAGAACATTGCCCAATCGATCACCCACAACCATCCAGAGTGCTATGTGATGGTACTGCTGATCGATGAGCGTCCTGAGGAGGTCACGGAGATGGCTCGCTCGGTACGTGGCGAGGTGATTTCGAGTACCTTTGATGAACCGGCCACCCGTCACGTGCAGGTTGCCGAGATGGTTATCGAAAAGGCCAAGCGGCTGGTCGAACACAAACGTGATGTGGTGATTCTGCTCGACTCCATCACCCGTCTGGCACGTGCCTACAACACGGTTGTGCCCTCATCGGGTAAGGTCTTGACCGGTGGTGTGGATGCCAATGCCCTGCATCGGCCAAAGCGCTTCTTCGGTGCGGCGCGAAACGTCGAGGAGGGTGGTTCACTGACCATTCTGGCCACCGCATTGGTGGATACCGGCTCCCGTATGGACGATGTGATCTACGAGGAGTTCAAAGGTACCGGTAACATGGAAGTACACCTGGATCGTCGGATTGCCGAGAAACGTATCTTCCCGGCCATCAACATCAACCGCTCAGGCACCCGCCGTGAAGAGTTGCTGATGAAACCGGATGAACTGCAGAAGATGTGGATCCTGCGTAAGATCCTCCACCCCATGGATGAACTGGCAGCGATGGAGTTTCTGTTCGACAAACTCAAGGTCAGTAAGACCAATGATGAGTTCTTCGATGCCATGAAGGGTTGA
- the trxA gene encoding thioredoxin TrxA: MSEQIVHITDDSFESDVLQSSQPVLIDYWAEWCGPCKMIAPVLDEIAKEYGDKLKVAKLNIDENPNTPPKYGIRGIPTLMLFKNGEVEATKVGAVSKSQLVAFIDSNL, from the coding sequence ATGAGTGAGCAGATTGTTCATATAACAGATGATTCTTTTGAATCTGACGTACTTCAATCAAGTCAGCCGGTGCTGATTGATTACTGGGCCGAATGGTGTGGTCCTTGTAAAATGATTGCGCCCGTACTGGACGAAATTGCCAAAGAATATGGCGATAAGCTGAAAGTGGCAAAGTTGAATATTGACGAAAATCCAAATACACCACCGAAATACGGCATTCGCGGTATACCGACCCTGATGTTGTTCAAAAACGGTGAAGTCGAGGCAACCAAGGTTGGTGCCGTCTCTAAATCACAACTTGTGGCATTTATCGATAGTAATCTATAA